Sequence from the Bacteroidales bacterium genome:
TTGTATCTCTGCCGGCCGCCCTGCTGATCAGTACATCGATGGCCGTTCTGTTTGGAGCCATTTACGGACCGACCGGCATCTTCTTCACCTTCATTGTCTTCTCACGGCTCCTGGAACGATCGGTGCGTGTTGCCATCTATGAACCTGCTTTTCAGCTTCTGTACCAGCCTATCCCGCAGGAGCAACGGCTTGCCTTTCAAAGCCAGATCGAAGGCATCCCCAAAGCGCTTGGCACCATCCTTACCGGTGCCCTCCTTCTGGTGTTTGCCGGCATAGTCCCCATGACGCTGGTGTATTATAACATCTTTTTCCTGATCATCCTTCTGCTCTGGATCTATTATGCTGCAAAGATGTACCGTACATACCGCCACAGGATCAGGGAGGTTCTCACTCAGGGAAAAATGATTTCCCCTGAGAAACTTTCTTCTTACATAAATACCTTTATATCAAATATTTATGAAAAAATCCTGCAACAGGATACCCATCGTTTCCGCAAGCTGTTCCGCCTGATTGAAAAGACGGATCCCTTAATGACCGACAGGGTGATCAAGGATTTGTTGAACCAGGCTCCTGATCCTTTGAAAAAGGAGATCATTCCATTTGTCGAACAAAAGCAGATCATTTCAGCAAAAGAGACGCTGAAGGTCTTAAAGGCCGACGTTGCTCAGAAGGATCTGCAACCGATGCTGGAAAGCACCCTTTCCGAACTTCAGCTTGCAGAGAACTACCCGGTTGATCTGTTATCCAATCTTGCCCGTTCAAAAGATCCTGAGGAAAGGGAGGTGTCGGCCAGGCTGCTGGCAGCTTCGCCACGCTATCAGACGATCAGGATCTTATCCGAATTACTGCGGGATCCCCACCCGGATGTCCGTAAAGCAGCCCTGGTTTCGGCAGGCAAGATAAAAAGGGTGGAACTCTGGCCCGGGATCCTGGATAACCTGAGCCAGAGAGCATTTCTGCCCACAGCTTTTTCGGCCCTGAAAACGATCGGGGAACCGGTAACCGACCAGTTGGAGGACCTTTTCCGAAAAACAGGTACAAGCAGGGAAACACAGGTGCTGATCATAAAACTGTACCACGACATCGGTGGTGAAAAGGCCATCAGACATCTGCGCACCAGGATCAATTTTCCGGATATGGATATCCGAATGCACGCGCTTCTGGCACTGAGCAAGCTGAACTACCAGGCGGACCACCACGAGCAGACCCTGATCAAGCAAACCATCGAGACCAACATTGAAATCATGGTCTGGATCATGGCCGGGATCGTGGACCTGGAACCCGAGGTTCGCGCCCGGCATCTTCTGGATGCGCTGCGGGCCGAACTCACTGAAAAGAAGGAACACATCTTCCTGCTTCTGTCGCTGATCTACGATGCCAGAACCATCCGCCTGATACGCGAAAACATAGAAAGCGGCAACAACCAGGCAAAAATCTTCGCCATGGAGATCAGCGATATGATGGTTGCAGCAGACATCAAGGAACTGTTGCTGCCCTTGTTCGACGACCTGTCGGCCAGGGAGAGGCTGGCCATGTTCAAAAACCGCTTCCCCCAGGAAAAACTGACCTGTTTGGAGCGTTTCTGCGACATCATCAACAAGGATTATAACCTGATCAGAAGCTGGACGAAGGCGTGCGCGGTTGAATTACTGATCCACTTTGACGTCAGGGAGGTTTCGGAGATCCTTTGCGCCAATATGGTCAATCCCTCCCGGATGATTCGCGAAACTGCCGCCTGGGTGCTGCATGCCATGGATCCGGACCTGTTCTTTGATGTGATAGCTGTACAACGTCCGGACGTCAAGCAACAACTGGAAGCGATCACCAGAAAGATCGGGATGCTGAAGCCTTTCAGGGATAAACTGCTGATCACTGAAAAAACGGAAGCACTCAAAAATTCAGGCTTTTTTACCGGGATCCCTGATCCTGTGCTGGCCGACCTTGCGATGACGGCAGAGGATGTGACACTGGAAACCGGTCAATCCCTGCCGGAGCACGATGATGGCGGAGCATATTTTTGCCTGGTGCTTTCCGGTCAGGTCATAAAACGGGAAAACAAGACATTGGAAGTAATCTTTGGACAGGGGCAGGTATTGATCAGGGAACCGGATCCATCATCACGGACCCGTGTTCATTATTCAGCAAAGGAGGATTGCCTGCTGCTGCTGATCGCTATGGATCTGATCATTGACCTGATGAGGGATTATCCGGTTTTCACCGGAAAATTGCTGGAATGGTATTAGAATGATAATCGTCAACGACATAAAAAGGAGCATCCCATGAAGATACGGATGATGCAAAAAGTGATCGCCACACTCTTTTTCCTGACCACTGCCTGGGGATTCCAGGCGGGTAACCTGTGCAGGGGACAGGAAGTTGGCAATCCTTTTATCAAAAATCTGGGGCCGGAAACATACAATGCACATTCCCAGAATTTTACAGTAGCCCAGGACAAGAGAGGGGTCATGTATTTTGGTAACTTTTCCGGGATCCTCGAATACGACGGGGACCAGTGGCGACTCATCCCAACTGAAAACATTTCCAGGGTTTCATCCCTTTCCATCGCTGCCAACGGTATCGTTTACGTCGGGGCAAGAGGTGAAATGGGCTACCTGTCACCCGATCCTTCCGGGAATATGGCATTCGTATCCCTGAACGACCTGATCCCATCGGACTACAGAAATTTTCTGGATGTCCTGGGAACGTATGCCACCTCAAAAGGAGTATATTTTGTAACGGAACAGTTCATTTTCTTTTATGATTTTGACTTCATTCAAGTGACGGAGGTTGACGGAGGGGTCCTGTCCTCGCAGTGCATCCATGATACCCTTTATTGCTGGGTCGAAAACAAAGGATTGGTCAAGTACGGCCACGGGCATCCGGAGCTGTTGGTCGACCGGCATTCCGGTGATGGCATCCTGGAAATCAGAGTCCTGATCACGGTGAACGACACGACGTTCCTGCTGGGGACCGCCGGTCAGGGGCTTTTCTGGCTGAGAGGACGCGATGTCGAAGGATTCAGAACGAATGCAGGCACTGATCTCACCGGGATCCAGTTCAGGTGTGGAGTTCAGTTGCAGGATGGCACCTTTGCATTCGGAACAGAGAGGAATGGGATCATCATCGTGGAACCCGGCGGGAACATCCGGCAGGTGATCAATGCAAAAAACGGCCTCAGGAACGATAATGTCGCATTCCTATACAAAGGCAGAGAGGGAAATCTCTGGGCTGCACTGAACAATGGTCTTGCCCTGATCGCCATCCCATCACCCATTTCCTATTTCGTTGAACAAAGAGGGATCAGTGGCGGTGTGACTGATATAACCCGGATAAATTCGACACTTTTTGTTTCCACTTATCAGGGTTTGTTCCATTACGACATGCCCGATCACACATTTAAATCTGTTTCCGGGATCACCACCGGATGCTGGGCGATCCTCCCTGACGATGATGGCCTGCTGGCCGCCACCAGCAAAGGAGTATACCAGGTCAGGGGACTCCGTCCGGTCCTGATCACAGAAGGGTCATCCTATGCACTTTGCAGGTCAGCGTTCAATCCATCCATTCTCTATGCAGGACAAACCGGGAGCATGCTGGTTATGGAAAAAACAACGGGTCAATGGAAAACCAGAAGCACGGTCACCGGAATTAACGGCGAAATCATGGAAATCGCCGAGGAAAAGGACGGATCGGTATGGATGAATACCCCGTTGAGTGGCCTCTACCTTTACCGGCCAGCCGCATCAGCCCTGATCCAGCGATACGACACCACCAGCGGGCTTCCGTTCATGACCGGTAATCATCTCAGCAAGCTGACTTCCGGAATCCAACTGAACACCCGTCAGGGACTCTATCGGTACAATCCTGAAAGCAAGGCATTTGAAGTATTTCAACTCTTCCCTGAAGACAGCATCAACCGGAATATCTGGCTGAAGTCGACCGTTGAGGATCATCAGGGCAATCTATGGACCACCAACGGGGATGACAAAGGCATAACCTTTTACAGGAGGAACCAGGGTATCCTTTCCGAAAAGGTCACCACCCCGTATCGCCCCCTGAATGATCTGGTGGTATGGAACATTTACACCGAAAAAAACGGCATTGTCTGGTTCGGGGGACCCGACGGATTGTTTCGGTACGATCCCTCCGTTCACACGCACCACGACGTGGATTTCCAAACGCTGATCCGGCAAGTGACCATCAAGGGGGATTCAACGGTCTTCCGGGGAACGTTTTATGACCGGGATGGCATCACTGCCGGCCAGCCAGGTGAATATCCTCCGATGGCCATCGACTATGCGCACAATTCCATTCTGTTTGAATATGCCTCTGTCAGCATGCATGTCAGGGGAGAAAATGAATACCAGTACATCCTGGAAGGATTTGACAAAGGCTGGTCAGAATGGAGGAATGAAAACACCAAGGAATACACCAACCTGCCAAAAGGGGACTATGTATTCCGTGTACGATCAAAAAATGCTTACGACCGGATAAGCAATGACGCCGTATTCTCATTCCGGATCCTGACTCCGTGGTACAGGTTATGGTGGGCATACCTGCTTTACGCATTGATCCTCGGCGGGATCGTCTACCTGATCGTCCGTCTGCGGTCACGTAAATTACTGAAGGAAAAGCAGGCGCTGGAAGAGGTCATCCAGGAGAGGACCACCGAGGTGGTCAGGCAAAAAGAAGAGATCGAGCACAAATCCCTGGAGCTGTCCGAAAAGAACTACGAGCTGGAGAGGATCAATAAGACTGTCAAGTCAATCAACGAAGAAATCCACGTTGCACGTCTGACAGAATCAGTACTTGAAAAAATGAGCGCCATACCGGGAGTTGAAAGAGCTCTTGCCCTTGTCAGAGATCAGTCAGCACAGATCTTCAGGTACAAGGCTGGTTTTCAATGGGATACATCTGAGCTGGAAAACATTCAGTACGAGCTGGAGGAGGCCGAGGAGCGTTATTTGAAAAATGCCCTGGAAGTCCACGAGGATATTTTCGTCAAATCAGACCCGGTGAATCTGGCAGAAGCCCCTGAATTTAAACAGACAGGCCCACCCCGGTCGATGATCATTCTGGTTATCAAGGTTGAAGAAAAGGTCGAAGGCATGCTGTTATTCATGAATATGACCAGGGAAAATGCATTTGACATGCGTGACCTCGGATTCCTTAAGAATTCCAAGGAACATATCATCTCCGCATTCATCAAGTCCAGGATCCTGGAGGATCTTCAGCATACGCTCGAGAACCTGAAAGAAACACAAAAACAACTGATCCAGTCCGAAAAGCTGGCATCGCTGGGGCAACTGACCGCTGGCATTGCCCATGAAATCCAGAATCCGCTGAATTTTGTCAACAATTTTTCTTCGCTGTCGATGGATCTGACACGTGAACTGACGGAATACATCGAAAAAGAGAAAGGCAATCTATCTACTGAAACGTTGGGAGATATAGAGGAAGTGATCACCATGCTTGATTCCAATGTGAAGAAGATCAACGAACATGGCAAACGGGCTGAGCGGATCGTCAAGGGGATGCTGCAACATTCCAGGGGGAAATCAGGTGAATTTCTATCCACCGACCTGAATACACTGGTCGAGGAATATGTTAACCTTTCGTATCACGGGATCAGGGCAGAGAACAAGGAGTTCAATGCCACATTCGTTAAGGATTTCGATCCCGGGGTGGGAAAGGTGAAAATCGTTCCGCAGGACTTCAGCAGGGTGATCCTGAACATCATGAACAACGCCTGTTATGCCGTTTTTGAGAAAAGCCAGAAAAAAAAGGAGGGATATACCCCAACCATCGGGATCACAACGCAGCGGGCCGAACAGCAGGTCATTGTCCGGATCAAGGACAACGGTACCGGCATTCCGCAATCCATCCTCGATAAAATCTTCAATCCGTTCTTCACCACCAAGCCAACAGGAAAAGGAACCGGATTGGGACTTTCGATGAGCTACGACATTGTGACTAATATACATAACGGGAAGCTGGATGTCATCTCCGTCGAAGGTGAGTCAACGGAATTCGTTGTCACCATTCCGGATATCAAATGATCACGAAGTGAAGAAGAAATGAATGCGTACCTGATCCGAAGATCTTCTAACCTCGTGTTGCTGGCTTTCATCCTGATGACTGGAAAAATGCAGGCCCAGACCACCTTCATGATCCATGAATTCAATCTGATTTACCGGGGCGAGTTCAAACCCAGGCTTTCACTCAAGGCAGATCATTGGTTTACCGACCGTCTGGCCTTTAACAGTTATTTTTACGCCACCCCTAACTGGTCGGAAGGAGATGTCGGAATCGGTTATCAGGTCGCCAACTGGGCTTATGTTGGCTGCATGGTCGGCATTCAGAATGAAGGGGATCACCTGATGCGGATCATGCCGAACTTTTACCTTGTCAAAGGAAATTTTTCGCTGCTGGGCCTTTTCGGACACGGCATCGGTACAGATACCGACCGTTTTGCACTGCAGTTCTTTTACAATTTCGGGTCCTTCAAGGTTGGAGCCGAGGGGATCAAGGAATTCACCATCCGGGCACTTGGACCGCGTTTTGACTATACCCTGGTGGACGCGCCATCGATCCACCTCTGGGCTGCACCGTACTATGATTTTACCTACGACAAGTACGCTGCCATGTTTGGATTGTACGCCATATTTGGGAGCATCAGCCCGAAAGAAACACTTTTTGATTGATAAAGGAGGAACCATAGTCAATTTAATGGATCGAAATTGCTATATTTGGAAAGTCATAACAGAATCACTTACCCGTAAACCAAAAGAACCATATGGCAAAGAATGATCCGATCAAGATCATGATTGTAGACGATGAGCTGGATCTGGAGATCCTTTTCCGTCAGAAATTCCGGAAGCAACTCAAAGAGAGCGAATGGAGATTCGAATTTGCAGCGAACGGCCTTCAGGCACTGGCGCTCCTTCTGGAGCACCCGGATACATCCATCATCCTGTCGGACATCAACATGCCCGAAATGGACGGGTTGACCTTGCTGGCAAGGCTCAATGAGCTGAAAAATCCTGCCCTGAAGACCGTGATCGTATCTGCTTACGGAGACATGGACAACATCAGGACCGCCATGAACCGGGGTGCGTTTGATTTCATAACAAAGCCCATCAATTTTGATGATCTGGAGATCACGATCCATAAGACCATCGAACAGATCCGGATTCTTTACAAGGCAAATGAAGAGCACGAAGAGCTGGTTGCCCTGCAGCACGATTTGAACATTGCGGCCGAGATCCAGCATTCCATTCTTCCAAAGAAATTCCCGCCCTTTCCCGACCGGACCGATTTCGACATCCACGCCTTTATGAATGCAGCCAAGTCGGTCGGGGGGGATTTCTACGACTTTTTCCTGATCGATCAGGACCATATCGGGCTGGTGATCGCTGATGTTTCAGATAAAGGCATCCCGGCCGCCATTTACATGGCGGTCAGCCGCACCATTATCCGGGCAGCCGCCATAAAAGGCCTTCCGCCAAAGGAGTGCCTGGAATACTCCAACCAGCTGCTCTGCAAGGAAAACGTAAACCAGATGTTCGTAACGGTCTTTTACGGAATCCTCAATACCCAGACCGGGGAGTTCCACTATACCAACGGCGGGCACAACCCACCTTATGTGATCAGCCGGGGAGGGATGGTCAGAAGCCTTGAGAAAACCGGCGATGTCGTGCTCGGGGCCATCGATGATGTGCCTTACCATCAGAAAAGCACAAAGTTCCAGCCAGGAGAAGCGCTGTTTCTTTACACCGACGGGGTGACAGAAGCCATGAATGTCAACTATGAACTTTTTTCGGAAGCACGCCTCGAATCGGCGCTGAAGGCTGCCAGTCAGAACACACCGGGTGAGATCATCCTGCAGGTTTCGTCAGCCATTGAAAACTTTACCCTGGGTGCTCAGCAATCAGACGATATCACAATGATGGTGGTGAGGTATAACCCAGCATAAAATCCCTGAAAGACCGTGCTCCGACTGAAAAAAACACCCTCCATCTTCAAAGGTTTGCTATGGGTCCTCCTTGTAGCGCTTATCCTGCTTTTTACCGACCGCCACAACCGTCATCCCGAACCCGGGAAGGGAAACAAGACCTATCAAAACCTTACCGTACCAATGCTGATGGATGATGAGATCACCCCTGAATTTAAAGCCTATGTCAGAGAAGGGCTTTCAAAGGGATGGCCGGTTGAGCGAATGAGACTGGCCCTGATCGAATACTCCGACAGTCCCTTTACGGAATATACGGAAGAGGGCATAAAAGATGGGTTGAACAGGATTGGTCTGGTAGCAGATCAGGATTACCTGCTTGAAATCATGAATGCCCAGGGCGACATCACCATGTTGAACAGTATCATGGATGTTGTAGCCGTCAAACCATTCGATTTTGTGATGACAACCTCCACCCCTACCCTTCAGGCTGCATGCAGAAAGCTGCCGCACAAAACCGTAATCTTTACCACAGTGGCTGATCCTGTTACTGCCGGTGCCGGAACAAGCTTTACAGAACACCGGCCGAACATGACCGGGATCTCGACCCTGTCCGACTTTGAAGGCATGGTCAGGCTGGTCAGGGCGCTGATGCCGGGGATGACAAGAGTTGGCACGCTGTTCAATCCGTCGGAAGTGAATGCCGTTGTGAACAAGGAGACCTTTGAATCCACCCTGGCCTCCAACGGGTTGACCCTGGTAGCCGTTCCGGTGAATGCTGCATCTGAAATCGGCAATGCAGTCCAATCGCTTGCTGCAATGGATATCCAGGCCATCTGCCAGGTCATCGATAACATAACGGGAGCAGCTTTCCCTCAGATCATCCGCGTGGCCAATGACTGCCATTTACCTTACTTCACGTTTGACTCCCCCCAGATCAAGGATGGAGCCCTGGCTGCCGTTGCCAGGGATTACCACCAGGCAGGCATTGAAGGGGTTTACCTGCTGGCCAGGGTCATCGCCGGTGAAGATCCTGCAGCAATTCCCTTTCAGTTTGTCAGCAAGACCGATATTCTGATCAATAAACACGTTGCTGAAAAATCAGAGATAAAGATACCGGCGGCCTACCAGGCGTATTTGATTGAAGTGAAAGATCATGAGTGAACAATTTACCATCCGTAAAGAAATTAAGGAAGGGCAACTTCTTCTGGTACTGAACGGAAGGCTCGACGCCTACTGGTCGGACATTCTGGGTGAAGAGATGGATACCTGCATCCACGATGGACATTATTCGATCTCAGTGGATACTGCCGGGATTACGTATGTCAGTTCAGCAGGTTTAAGGATCTTCCTGAATTATTACAAAAAACTCAAAGAGATCCAGGGTTCATTTGTTCTTATGAAAACCTCCCCGCAGGTAAGAACGATCCTTGAAATGGCTGGGCTGATGCAACTTATGCAGGGCAAAGAACACCTTGAACCGGAGGAGCCCAAAAAACAGACCGGGGAATCGCTCGTCGGTCACGTCAGGTATGTCATTCAACCCTTTGTTACGGAAGAAGGTCTGAAAGGATGGATCACCGGATCTGCAGGCGATCTGACCACACGGAACATTACACCAGCCAGCGTCCGTTCCGTTGACTTTCACTCCGGCCTCTACGGTGCTGGCATCGGAGCATTTGGTGATGATTTTGGTGATTATTGTCACCGGATGGGTGAATTTATCGGACTTGGAGACGTGATTGCCTGTTTACCGACAGATGGCCGGAAAAAACCCGACTACCTGAGCAGGGTTGGCCGGATGGTACCGCGTGTCAACCTCCTCTACGGGCTTCTCTTTGAAGGAAAATTTTCGCACAAAATACGGTTTGAGATGACAGGTCCGAACAAAAAGATATACCTCAGCGACCTCATTGCTCAACTTCACGGGCTGATCCCTTTCGGAAGGGCCGGCATGGTCATGGTGGCTGAAACAACAGGTCTTGTGGGGGCTGCACTTTCAGCGGATCCGTTGTCGGGTGAGCTGTCAAACCCGCTGTTCTCCTTTCCGGAAATCAAACAACAGGTAACCGTTACAACAGAACCCGAGTTCAGCGGCAGGCTGACGGTCACCACCGGTATGGTCGCCCTGGCAACAAATGATGAAGCGTATGGATATGGACGGCCGCTGAA
This genomic interval carries:
- a CDS encoding HEAT repeat domain-containing protein, encoding MRSKTHLMTPGKTISRGTSQQSAQWIFRLLNIRQGEGKPVVLLILFSFFMGMALSYYFTASNAIFIKHFEPRMISLSYIVSGIAVYLTWLLLTQIDKRLPLSLRFIVKYIFVVVSVVAISIGTWLQDSDVMAFILFTFVRVLVYITLITFWGLAGSLFNLRQGKRIFGLIGTGESISVILGYFSVPLLLQFVETPFLLFLSSFAFLMCFIVVLVILRNYREQLGFAPARPEREVKDESGRWKYTALLKQPYFLLISLLALLPIFGYLFVDYMFLHQTKYEFNNDRETIARFLGYMLGFVAVVELVFKIFVSGRLLSKYGLKPSLVSLPAALLISTSMAVLFGAIYGPTGIFFTFIVFSRLLERSVRVAIYEPAFQLLYQPIPQEQRLAFQSQIEGIPKALGTILTGALLLVFAGIVPMTLVYYNIFFLIILLLWIYYAAKMYRTYRHRIREVLTQGKMISPEKLSSYINTFISNIYEKILQQDTHRFRKLFRLIEKTDPLMTDRVIKDLLNQAPDPLKKEIIPFVEQKQIISAKETLKVLKADVAQKDLQPMLESTLSELQLAENYPVDLLSNLARSKDPEEREVSARLLAASPRYQTIRILSELLRDPHPDVRKAALVSAGKIKRVELWPGILDNLSQRAFLPTAFSALKTIGEPVTDQLEDLFRKTGTSRETQVLIIKLYHDIGGEKAIRHLRTRINFPDMDIRMHALLALSKLNYQADHHEQTLIKQTIETNIEIMVWIMAGIVDLEPEVRARHLLDALRAELTEKKEHIFLLLSLIYDARTIRLIRENIESGNNQAKIFAMEISDMMVAADIKELLLPLFDDLSARERLAMFKNRFPQEKLTCLERFCDIINKDYNLIRSWTKACAVELLIHFDVREVSEILCANMVNPSRMIRETAAWVLHAMDPDLFFDVIAVQRPDVKQQLEAITRKIGMLKPFRDKLLITEKTEALKNSGFFTGIPDPVLADLAMTAEDVTLETGQSLPEHDDGGAYFCLVLSGQVIKRENKTLEVIFGQGQVLIREPDPSSRTRVHYSAKEDCLLLLIAMDLIIDLMRDYPVFTGKLLEWY
- a CDS encoding SpoIIE family protein phosphatase yields the protein MAKNDPIKIMIVDDELDLEILFRQKFRKQLKESEWRFEFAANGLQALALLLEHPDTSIILSDINMPEMDGLTLLARLNELKNPALKTVIVSAYGDMDNIRTAMNRGAFDFITKPINFDDLEITIHKTIEQIRILYKANEEHEELVALQHDLNIAAEIQHSILPKKFPPFPDRTDFDIHAFMNAAKSVGGDFYDFFLIDQDHIGLVIADVSDKGIPAAIYMAVSRTIIRAAAIKGLPPKECLEYSNQLLCKENVNQMFVTVFYGILNTQTGEFHYTNGGHNPPYVISRGGMVRSLEKTGDVVLGAIDDVPYHQKSTKFQPGEALFLYTDGVTEAMNVNYELFSEARLESALKAASQNTPGEIILQVSSAIENFTLGAQQSDDITMMVVRYNPA
- a CDS encoding STAS domain-containing protein, whose translation is MSEQFTIRKEIKEGQLLLVLNGRLDAYWSDILGEEMDTCIHDGHYSISVDTAGITYVSSAGLRIFLNYYKKLKEIQGSFVLMKTSPQVRTILEMAGLMQLMQGKEHLEPEEPKKQTGESLVGHVRYVIQPFVTEEGLKGWITGSAGDLTTRNITPASVRSVDFHSGLYGAGIGAFGDDFGDYCHRMGEFIGLGDVIACLPTDGRKKPDYLSRVGRMVPRVNLLYGLLFEGKFSHKIRFEMTGPNKKIYLSDLIAQLHGLIPFGRAGMVMVAETTGLVGAALSADPLSGELSNPLFSFPEIKQQVTVTTEPEFSGRLTVTTGMVALATNDEAYGYGRPLKSGSPFLGHLHTAVFSYHPLKKQWDDPQEVIHRLVEEHQFETILHLLNDERPHAGIGESEFQTGTVWMGEIETLEKN
- a CDS encoding ATP-binding protein; translated protein: MKIRMMQKVIATLFFLTTAWGFQAGNLCRGQEVGNPFIKNLGPETYNAHSQNFTVAQDKRGVMYFGNFSGILEYDGDQWRLIPTENISRVSSLSIAANGIVYVGARGEMGYLSPDPSGNMAFVSLNDLIPSDYRNFLDVLGTYATSKGVYFVTEQFIFFYDFDFIQVTEVDGGVLSSQCIHDTLYCWVENKGLVKYGHGHPELLVDRHSGDGILEIRVLITVNDTTFLLGTAGQGLFWLRGRDVEGFRTNAGTDLTGIQFRCGVQLQDGTFAFGTERNGIIIVEPGGNIRQVINAKNGLRNDNVAFLYKGREGNLWAALNNGLALIAIPSPISYFVEQRGISGGVTDITRINSTLFVSTYQGLFHYDMPDHTFKSVSGITTGCWAILPDDDGLLAATSKGVYQVRGLRPVLITEGSSYALCRSAFNPSILYAGQTGSMLVMEKTTGQWKTRSTVTGINGEIMEIAEEKDGSVWMNTPLSGLYLYRPAASALIQRYDTTSGLPFMTGNHLSKLTSGIQLNTRQGLYRYNPESKAFEVFQLFPEDSINRNIWLKSTVEDHQGNLWTTNGDDKGITFYRRNQGILSEKVTTPYRPLNDLVVWNIYTEKNGIVWFGGPDGLFRYDPSVHTHHDVDFQTLIRQVTIKGDSTVFRGTFYDRDGITAGQPGEYPPMAIDYAHNSILFEYASVSMHVRGENEYQYILEGFDKGWSEWRNENTKEYTNLPKGDYVFRVRSKNAYDRISNDAVFSFRILTPWYRLWWAYLLYALILGGIVYLIVRLRSRKLLKEKQALEEVIQERTTEVVRQKEEIEHKSLELSEKNYELERINKTVKSINEEIHVARLTESVLEKMSAIPGVERALALVRDQSAQIFRYKAGFQWDTSELENIQYELEEAEERYLKNALEVHEDIFVKSDPVNLAEAPEFKQTGPPRSMIILVIKVEEKVEGMLLFMNMTRENAFDMRDLGFLKNSKEHIISAFIKSRILEDLQHTLENLKETQKQLIQSEKLASLGQLTAGIAHEIQNPLNFVNNFSSLSMDLTRELTEYIEKEKGNLSTETLGDIEEVITMLDSNVKKINEHGKRAERIVKGMLQHSRGKSGEFLSTDLNTLVEEYVNLSYHGIRAENKEFNATFVKDFDPGVGKVKIVPQDFSRVILNIMNNACYAVFEKSQKKKEGYTPTIGITTQRAEQQVIVRIKDNGTGIPQSILDKIFNPFFTTKPTGKGTGLGLSMSYDIVTNIHNGKLDVISVEGESTEFVVTIPDIK
- a CDS encoding ABC transporter substrate-binding protein; its protein translation is MLRLKKTPSIFKGLLWVLLVALILLFTDRHNRHPEPGKGNKTYQNLTVPMLMDDEITPEFKAYVREGLSKGWPVERMRLALIEYSDSPFTEYTEEGIKDGLNRIGLVADQDYLLEIMNAQGDITMLNSIMDVVAVKPFDFVMTTSTPTLQAACRKLPHKTVIFTTVADPVTAGAGTSFTEHRPNMTGISTLSDFEGMVRLVRALMPGMTRVGTLFNPSEVNAVVNKETFESTLASNGLTLVAVPVNAASEIGNAVQSLAAMDIQAICQVIDNITGAAFPQIIRVANDCHLPYFTFDSPQIKDGALAAVARDYHQAGIEGVYLLARVIAGEDPAAIPFQFVSKTDILINKHVAEKSEIKIPAAYQAYLIEVKDHE